aactcttaaaaaaattaagtcaaATGAGCAATGGATGTCAATCTACAGATTCctgaacactgtttatttgggtgagtaaagcacttccgtttatttacaataagcttagctttccagatttctactaaagtTTGATCCTGCTACATtaacagctaaccgctagcactagccgCGGTAAGCGGTTAATGCCaccaaaattaaaggattttgagtgcGCCTTGTGCAAAAATATGTTAatcaacttttaattaaaaaggaTATTCAGAAATTTAATATGGCTATTATAATAAGATTTGCGTGACTGAAAACATTTTAAGGTTCAAATGGCAATGTAACATTTAAcaacttaacttttattttaccgTTTTGTTGTATGTGCTAGTTATATGGAACCTATATATTAAACTGTCTTAATTGttaaaatggttggaacagacGTCTGTattaacccagcacacctacattTAGTAAATAAGACCATATGATCACATACTGCCCTGTGATGCACTAAAagtgttcagtatatgtcacgtCACcctgggctcttttgggttaaacaAAGTCAACATACCAATATGATCACATTAATGGGCTCTGCttgcaaaataaatacaatgggtaatatcaaggtcagcaaaaatgattgaggtcatgtttatgTATTGTACGATAATAATACTATAATGTAATTATTCAGACAGGCCCACCTATGAtatctttatgtacttacttcTTAACAAAATAACACTGGCCTATGGGACAGCATGCATTTGGAAACTAGACTACAGTTTTTTTGCTGAGAGAAGCCATCAAGcgattgaataaataattaatgaaGACTAATCCAGTGGATTTTCAAGCTTATTTTAAAATCGTTATTTGAAATGATTAGATATGAGTAGCAAACTAACAAATCCATGGCCTGAAGTACCCAACAAGCAAAACAGCACACTGAATACTGGCTGTATGTCAGACTGACTGCTGTTGATTTCAATTTCTCAGCGGAGTTATTGTTCTTGTGCTGGGGGAGCTTCCTCTGCAATGCAGTGAaggctgttccctctgccttccATGAGCCTCGCTACATGGGCATTGCCATCCACAATGAGCTGCTCCTCTCCGCCATGTTTCATCTTTTTAGGTGAGTATTCAAGATCgtgttaaatgtaaaataaatcatgttaaataaAAAGCCATGAGCAAACATAACAGACTGATATGAatatattgatgttttttttgccaCTCTCAGATTTGCAAGGCCATCTCTTCATCCTGACTGGATGCTCCTGTTGTTCTTCACCCATACTCATGTCACAATCACTGTAACCCTTGGTCTGCTGTTCCTTCCTAAGGTACTTCAATTTTGAGTTTTATGCATATGCCAAAGAGTGAATTGTAATATTATTGCAGAACAGGttgcaaataaataaaccaatttaaatgttttttattgttacagTTCCTTTACATATCTCGACCTGTCAAAGAAGAGGTTGCTGCAGAGGTTTATGAGGATGAGGTGGACCTACGACGTTCATGCTCTTATCTCAACAGTAGCTTTACATCTACCTGCTGGAGCGACCACAGCCTGGACCCTGATGACATCCGGGTAAAGTCCTTTATCCCCATGCAGCCTTACTAACAAACCCCAATAACCTCTTATGGGCTTGCTGTATGATAATGTCTACATGTAGGCCAAGTAAAAGCCTAAATTACACCTGCCACTAACAATAGGCAGGTCTTTACAGATAATAGtgctaaaaatgtgaaaatgtcagAACTACAGATATTACCATACAGTGTTTATGCCCAACTAACAATGCTACTAAACTAACCATAAATAAATGCTAAACCCGTCTACTAACACTTTATTAACCGTACCAAAATGTGAATTTGCAATTCATTATTAAAATGCAGTAAATTGTGCTAATCTGTAATAACTGCTATAATAAGTACATTAGTTGACTTGTGCAATAGAAATTATAGACACAAAAGACACCTATTTTCCTCTTTCCTTCACTTTTCTCACCCTTTTTTCCTTGAGTCTTTACTGTTTCCTTCTGTCAACTATAATAATCATGAACATCTACCCTCTGCCCCTTCAAACTCATTCTTATCTGAATCCCCTCTCTCTGCACCATTTTGGCACCAGGACGAGCTGAAGAAACTTTATGCGCAGTTGGAAGTCCACAAGACCAAAAAGATGGCGAACAACAACCCACACCTGCAGAAGAAGCGCAGCTCTCGGCTTACGCTTGGACGATCCCTTATTAAGCGCATAGCGGAGATCCCAGAGAGCCTGAGTCGCCAGTGCAGTCGTGAGGAGAAGGACATGTCAGGGATTGGAGGAATGCGAAAGTGGTCTGGAGCTTTCATGTCAACTCCTGACAGCGCTAGTATAAAGAATGAGACAGTAAAGCTACCGTCTCCAAAGATGCGAAAGTCTCTTAGTGCCTATGAGTATTACCCAGAGAAGGACAGCTCCCGGAAATCCTCGATGAGAAACTCCATTGATAAGAGGTCATCGCATATCTCAGAGGCGGAATCTATTGACACAGCATTACTTATTTGTAAGTCAGCCAGCGCTCACAATCTTGCTGTAGACAATAACCTTCTTCAGCCTGTCTCTACCCGGTTTCAGAAGTCTCTTAGTTTCACCGAAAAGCACAGAGATCATTATCCTCTTTGCCCTACTAGAAGCATGGAGGATGCGTCACTTGCTGCCAAAACAAGTCCTGTACAGAAGGTTCAACGACCACAGGGCTCTATCAAAGAGCAAACCTCAAATGCCTTGCTTTGTCTGTCGTTCGACAAGTCTGAGGTCTGCCCTTGGGAGGTTGAAGAGGAACAGCCTGCAGGCAAAAACCTGTCGAACCAAAAGCACgtcacttattctctctctcaggAACAGCCCCCAACACCTGAGACCGCATCATCACCTACCCGACTCTTTGTCTGTCCCTGGGAAGGTTtgcctccccctcctcctccagcagcagaagGAGGGCTTGTGGCAGATGCAGATGTTGACTCTCCAAGGCCAAAACCTCCCATCTCCTCTAGTGCTCCAGGATCACCACATGGCTTTGCCAAGCCAAAGGACCACCGTGGTTTCTCCTTCCGCTCTGCCACTCAAAGCCTCCTTGTGGTAAGAGGCTTGGGAAAAGGGAGTGGCAAAGATAAAAGTAAAAGCGACACTAACAGTAAAGATGACACATCCCAACAGACCCGAGCCACATCAATGAAACTGACCCCAGGCACTGCTGCGACTTCAGGGAGAAGGACACCACAAACACCAAGACGAGCTATGACCACTGTTGAAACAAAACCTTGCCTTGTGAAACAGGAAGCAGTAAGACTATCATCATATGATTCCCCAGAAAGAAGCCCAAAAGGCAGTGCTCTAACTCAAATCTGCCCATGGGAATCAAAGGAGATAGTAATGGAGGTCAAAAAACTAAATCCCTATGAAGgtataatacaaaaacaaggCAGCAAACATAGACTGTCACTGACCCTCAGCACTGACAGCAACAAATCATCTTTGCTCCATGTTAGACCTTCACTGACTGTTCCAAAGGCAGACGTATGTCCATGGGATGTTCCAACCAAGCCTCAGCTAGTACATCAACAAAGCAGCATTGCTAATATTTGCCCCTGGGAAGTGGAGGAATCAGATCAATTACAAGCCAAGGAAGCACGTGATGATATTTGTCCTTGGGAAACAGATGACCAAGAACCACAAatgacaaaagagaaaaaagacttATTAAATATTTGTCCTTGGGAGACCTCAGAAGTGGTGTCTAGTACTGACCATAAATCTATGGAAGGATTTGAACAACGGCGAAGCAGTATAAAGCCTGACGTGTGTCCTTGGGATGTGTCAGATACCAGTACCCCTCAGGTTAAACAAGATCCTGCCAAACCAACTTCTGAAGTAATAAAGCCAACAGAGAGAGTCATATATGTAAATACCCATCCAAACGAGAGCCCCTTAAATAAGAAGGGTCCAGGTGAACAAGAGAAAATTAGCAGTGATGTGTGTCCATGGGAAACAAGTGAAGCACAGATGCAACAAGAAGATGCCCGTGCTAATGTGTGTCCCTGGGAATCAGGGCAGGACAAGGGCCCTGAAACAACCAAGGGAACCGACTCAGACAGTAGAACTAAAACACGTCTGTTAACTAAACAGCTCACCAGTAATGCGGAAGCATGTCCATGGGACTACTCAGAGTCTTCTCAACCAGACGTCAAAGGGCCTGAAAGTCAAGAAAGGGTACATTCTAACATATGCCCATGGGAATCGGAACAGACACCAAAAACCGATGCTAAAGAACAGTCACAAGAAGCTGCCCCAGTCAAGAAAAATCTTCTGACTAAACAGATGACAAACACAGCAGAAACATGTCCTTGGGATTTCCCTGAAGCCACACCTACAGTAACAAAATCAGAGGGAGCATCTTCTAATCCAAATAAAGAAACAGCTGAGGTAACATCACAGAGTTCTGCCACAAAGAATGCAAATGTATGTCCATGGGAGGCAGAGCAGTCTGAGCGAACAGAAGGAAAAGGCAGTATCAAAACCAAGGAGCGAGAGAAATCTCTCCTGAAACAAGACAGTAAACATGCAGATGTTTGTCCATGGGAAACTAGTGAGCCAGTCAGAAAGCAGGAGGTTGCTTCTTCAGAGGTCTGTCCTTGGGAAACTGATGGACCAGTCAGAAAACAAGAGGCTGGTTCTTCAGAGGTCTGTCCCTGGGAAACTGGTGAGCCAGTCAGAAAGCAAGAGGCTGGTTCTTCAGAGGTCTGTCCCTGGGAAACTGGTGAACCAGTCAGAAAACAAGAGGCTGGTTCTTCAGAGGTCTGTCCCTGGGAAATTGGTGAGCCAGTCAGAAAGCAAGAGGTTGGTTCTTCAGACATCTGTTCTTGGGAAACTGGGAAGCCGGACACTGAACAGCCAGTAAAATCTTACCAAAAACAAGCAAGTCTTCATTCGAGGCAGTCAAGTGAGCGAGAAAAGCCAGTTCAAAAGCAAGAAAGCATTTGTGCTGATATTCGCCCCTGGGACACAGAGCAATCACCTAAACTAACTAGTAGTCAAGATAAGTCTCAAGCAGATATATATCCTCAAAAACATGAAGACTCAGAAATATCAAAAATGCAAGAAGGTGCCTGTGCAGATGATGCCTCTGCAATTCCAGGGTATGAAGAAGTCAGTGGTGATCAATGTGTCACTCAAATCATTCAAACAGATGCGCCACTGTCTGCAGGTAGCGCACATACTCCACAAGGGTCTAGAGGTACTCGACCTCTGACCCGATGTGATGCTCTGTGTCCATGGGAAATCGAGGGAGAACCACAAGCATCCATAATAGAGCATGATAACAACTCAGATGTTTTTACATGGGAGGAACCAATACCAGAGGAGGAAGAAGGTGATGCAGAAACTGCTGCTGAGGCCTTTATTTTCCCACCTGACTTATAAACTGTTTAGCACTGTGCTTTGATCTTCGAGGACATAAAACAACAAATTGACAAATGTTACAAACTGAGCCACCAGGCATACAGTACAATGTATTCCTGGCACCTTGCGAAATGCAGTGGCTACCATTGAGGAAGACTGCTATAGTGAATATGGCATAGTACTTCTCAAATGTCTGCTCGTTAAGAAAATGCAAAGACTGAAAACCATGGTGTTAAATTGGTGCCCCCATCTAAGTGCACATTCCTCTTTGGTCCTAAATTATTATCAGTCCCTGTTTGAGCTTGTTATCgttttgtgtgtctttgtgtttgtATGCCAGTTCAGTTTCTTTAATCATGAGTCACACGTCTGCATCACCTTCAGATCTGAGAGAATACCTGGTCTAACGAGAGAAATACCAGTCAAGAACAAGAGCATGTATATGGTTGtcagaatatttttattacactTCAGATTTCTCTTGTAGTGGAATTTCATTAGGTGAGAACATTAATTCTGCATCTGCTCAATGAATGCACTTGTTTTCTGTGATATATACCCAGCTCTGAAACATGCACCGCGTTCATGAACAAAACAACTGCCATGGCAGTGATGCATGTGAAACAGTGTTCAGGAAATGTTCAGTACCACCTGTGACTACCATAAGCTATTTCTAAAGATGTTTTGTTTACATTCAATTtgatatataaatgtatacatttattaaaagaaTTGTTTTGTTtacaaatgctgtaaatataaacaaACTATTTTGAACTTTCAAATCAGTTTCATGTCATTGACTCCTGGCCTGTTGTCAGCTATTGCATTCAGTGGTGCATCTGAGTTTGAGAAGTGAAACACAAAACTGATTAAGTTCTTCTGTCCTCACATTTGAAATACAgaaccagtctaaagtttggacactttctcatttaatgttcaataaaaatttctttatttaatgtattgtctacattgtagattaatactaaagacataaaaacagttaagggacacatatggaataacatagtaaaaaaaatgtttttgggcttcgcaatcccctgacctaaatccAACTGATGGTGAGATGGTGATTtcggatgagctggagcttcacagtgtgaagaaaagcagcagctattgttcagcactagggctgccacgattagtcgactagtcacgattatgtcgactagtaaaatagtcgacgactaatttaatagtcgattagtcgtttttttttttttcttagtttttctctcc
The DNA window shown above is from Astyanax mexicanus isolate ESR-SI-001 chromosome 16, AstMex3_surface, whole genome shotgun sequence and carries:
- the gpr179 gene encoding probable G-protein coupled receptor 158 → MWSSRNMGFQVTLLLLPFLLPPLVSAQLRSSSDSDGLDATSSLSYSSSTAEEELASMQMTSVGPSPKVVMKEVDAEKEDEGDKGEEKEEEDSSMPENYLYTGDASALSSTRCRRPFQLSPQRGTFPPDLRPLLWQAAVSLTNAANFLNLIFQASELRETSVREDIEWYHALVRGMLEGDRPGLVRRALLTFDADPTAPQPQLVLRASRGPSQDIYLQDLTLTWESLISPPSGHSWFTSLKSSMPPLPGLSKRVLLNDLSTLDTPKWARGDSYITNSSGLRWGETPFLECEDGRYLPGWLLTLSIPFYGLKPDLSPEFRGVVRVDVNIQGFDVDQCASGNVWFSDTHQCNRTSMECDPIPRQGFRLGQYCCRCKEGYYSPPSNYKNKMADGSNSTRTCYPNLPVCLPCWPGCKQCKDSSPCWVQEDWLLRAAVLAVQGIFMALVLLSMLRAYQCRRTKRIRASGLMLLEMILFGSLLLYFPVFILYFKPSTFRCILLRWVRLLGFAIVYGTLTLKMYRVLKVFLSRTAQRVPYMSSTTAMKMLGVMVLTVSWFLCAWTAGVLQNRDRNVPVLITSTTSDGQGFSVCDLDRWDHMMAVAELLFLCWGSFLCNAVKAVPSAFHEPRYMGIAIHNELLLSAMFHLFRFARPSLHPDWMLLLFFTHTHVTITVTLGLLFLPKFLYISRPVKEEVAAEVYEDEVDLRRSCSYLNSSFTSTCWSDHSLDPDDIRDELKKLYAQLEVHKTKKMANNNPHLQKKRSSRLTLGRSLIKRIAEIPESLSRQCSREEKDMSGIGGMRKWSGAFMSTPDSASIKNETVKLPSPKMRKSLSAYEYYPEKDSSRKSSMRNSIDKRSSHISEAESIDTALLICKSASAHNLAVDNNLLQPVSTRFQKSLSFTEKHRDHYPLCPTRSMEDASLAAKTSPVQKVQRPQGSIKEQTSNALLCLSFDKSEVCPWEVEEEQPAGKNLSNQKHVTYSLSQEQPPTPETASSPTRLFVCPWEGLPPPPPPAAEGGLVADADVDSPRPKPPISSSAPGSPHGFAKPKDHRGFSFRSATQSLLVVRGLGKGSGKDKSKSDTNSKDDTSQQTRATSMKLTPGTAATSGRRTPQTPRRAMTTVETKPCLVKQEAVRLSSYDSPERSPKGSALTQICPWESKEIVMEVKKLNPYEGIIQKQGSKHRLSLTLSTDSNKSSLLHVRPSLTVPKADVCPWDVPTKPQLVHQQSSIANICPWEVEESDQLQAKEARDDICPWETDDQEPQMTKEKKDLLNICPWETSEVVSSTDHKSMEGFEQRRSSIKPDVCPWDVSDTSTPQVKQDPAKPTSEVIKPTERVIYVNTHPNESPLNKKGPGEQEKISSDVCPWETSEAQMQQEDARANVCPWESGQDKGPETTKGTDSDSRTKTRLLTKQLTSNAEACPWDYSESSQPDVKGPESQERVHSNICPWESEQTPKTDAKEQSQEAAPVKKNLLTKQMTNTAETCPWDFPEATPTVTKSEGASSNPNKETAEVTSQSSATKNANVCPWEAEQSERTEGKGSIKTKEREKSLLKQDSKHADVCPWETSEPVRKQEVASSEVCPWETDGPVRKQEAGSSEVCPWETGEPVRKQEAGSSEVCPWETGEPVRKQEAGSSEVCPWEIGEPVRKQEVGSSDICSWETGKPDTEQPVKSYQKQASLHSRQSSEREKPVQKQESICADIRPWDTEQSPKLTSSQDKSQADIYPQKHEDSEISKMQEGACADDASAIPGYEEVSGDQCVTQIIQTDAPLSAGSAHTPQGSRGTRPLTRCDALCPWEIEGEPQASIIEHDNNSDVFTWEEPIPEEEEGDAETAAEAFIFPPDL